A stretch of DNA from Gimesia chilikensis:
CAACCGCCTGAAAGAACAACTGGGCCGTCGACGACCCGAATTTGCATAATACATTTGTCTTACTCCTCTAAGACACAAAAGGCCTCCAGCGGTATGGAGGCCTTTTTTTACGTCTGGACGTTAACGGACAATTTGTAAATTCCTGCGAGTTCTCGCGCGGTATACTCGAAATTGGTGCGCGATTCGATTTAGAATAGGCCCACAGGGAACATAAGTTCCGGCTCGTCGATTTACGACCACTTGGGATTCCACTTACTTCAGACAGATAATCGGGGTGACAGGTCATTCATGGAAGTTTCTCAGATTGAAGATTACTATCAGCGCTCACTGACAGAGGTGGGAAAAGTTCTCATGGGTCAGGAAGATCTGGTAGAAGGGGTGCTAATCGCCCTGTTCTGCGAGGGAAATGTGCTGATCGAAGGGGTTCCCGGCCTGGGTAAGACCTTGCTGGTCAATACCCTCAGCCACGTCCTCTCCAGCAGGTTCCGGCGAATTCAGTTCACCCCCGACCTGATGCCCTCCGACATCACCGGGCATACCGTGTATGACATGCACGAAAAGGTTTTCACGTTCAATGAAGGCCCCCTGTTCACCAACCTGCTGCTCGCGGATGAAGTCAACCGCGCCCCGGCGAAAACACAGTCGGCACTGCTGGAAGCGATGCAGGAACGCCAGGTTTCGGTGGATGGTAAAACCTATCCGCTGGAGCGTCCGTTCCTGACGATTGCCACCCAGAACCCGCTGGAGCAGGAAGGAACCTATCCGCTGCCCGAGGCGCAGCTGGACCGGTTCATGTTCAAACTGCTGGTCGACTATCCGACACAGGACCAGGAAAACGCGATCCTCGATCTGTACGCGGCCGGTAAAGACAATCGCGATCTGGGCACCTTCGGTATCGAGCCGGTTCTGAATACGGAAACCATTCTGGAGATTCAGAGACGGGCCACTGAAATCATCGTGGAGCCCTCGATCATCAATTACATCACTTCGATTGTCTCCCGCACCCGAGGCTGGCACACCATTGAAGTTGGTGCGAGTCCACGTGCCAGTGTGAACCTGTTGATCGGTTCGCGGGTGATGGCCGCCTGCCAGGGCCGCGACTTTGTTGTTCCCGATGATGTGAAGGAACTGGCCCTGCCCGTGCTGCGGCATCGTATCCGTCTGCATCCGGAAGCCGAGATTGAAGGCGTGAATGTCGACGACGTGATTCGAGAAATCCTGGAAAGTGTTGAGGCGCCCCGCCAATGATGCCCCGTCTCTCCCTGCTGTTTCTGTTCGCCGCCTCGATGGTTCCCTTTGCGCTGGGAACGGTCTGGCCCGAAGCGGGACAGCTGGGAATTCTGGTCTGCCTGGGTGTGTTTCTGCTGTCGCTGGTCGATCTGGTGGTTACCCCTTCGCTGCTGGCGATTGAAGTCAATCGGGATGTGAATGAAGTCCTGAGCGTCGGTACCCCGAACAGCGTCAAACTCTGGTTTACCAACCGTGGTTCGGTGCCTCTCAAGATTCACGTGCATGACGAACCGCCGATGCCATGCAGCTATACTGACTTGCCTTTCGACATTGAACTGTTTCCGAACAAGCACCAGTACAGCATTTATCATGTCGAACCACATCACCGGGGCAAAAACCGGTTCCGCCGCGTCTTTCTGCAGATGAAAAGCCGACTCGGCCTGTGGACGGTTT
This window harbors:
- a CDS encoding AAA family ATPase translates to MEVSQIEDYYQRSLTEVGKVLMGQEDLVEGVLIALFCEGNVLIEGVPGLGKTLLVNTLSHVLSSRFRRIQFTPDLMPSDITGHTVYDMHEKVFTFNEGPLFTNLLLADEVNRAPAKTQSALLEAMQERQVSVDGKTYPLERPFLTIATQNPLEQEGTYPLPEAQLDRFMFKLLVDYPTQDQENAILDLYAAGKDNRDLGTFGIEPVLNTETILEIQRRATEIIVEPSIINYITSIVSRTRGWHTIEVGASPRASVNLLIGSRVMAACQGRDFVVPDDVKELALPVLRHRIRLHPEAEIEGVNVDDVIREILESVEAPRQ